One genomic region from Fictibacillus marinisediminis encodes:
- a CDS encoding APC family permease — MNTEAGLKKDIGLSVAMSIVIGTVIGSGIFMKPGKVIEYAGGSNMALLAWILGGLITLAGGLTIAEVATQIPKTGGLYVYMEEVYGKVWGYLSGWVQTVIYGPAIIGGLGLYFGSLIANLFGWNEKAGPWIGVITVIFLAVINSFGTKYGGIVQNAATIGKLLPIILIIVFGIWKGNEEVLNAGSGLTGEISMGAAILATLWAYDGWLMVGFVAGEMKNPAKILPKAIVGGILVVTAAYLLVNVAMFHVLPASTIVDLGENSAGKAASLLFGDIGGKLIAIGIAVSIFGCLNGKILTFPRVTYAMAQRKQLPASRFLASVSEKFGTPIPATGLQVVFAVILMLVSNPDYLSAMAIFAIYIFYIFAFYAVFLLRKRNKEKERTYSVPLFPFVPAFAIIGAGYIVIATIYDNPRDSLTAIAVTLLGLPLYWYLNRNKGKTSSDEFLKQQAK; from the coding sequence GTGAACACAGAAGCAGGTCTCAAAAAAGACATCGGGCTTTCAGTGGCGATGTCTATTGTAATTGGAACAGTGATCGGATCAGGTATCTTTATGAAGCCTGGAAAGGTAATTGAGTATGCGGGAGGCTCCAATATGGCGCTGCTGGCCTGGATACTGGGGGGACTCATCACCCTGGCAGGCGGCCTGACCATTGCAGAAGTTGCCACTCAAATTCCAAAAACAGGCGGGCTATACGTCTATATGGAAGAAGTATACGGAAAAGTATGGGGTTATTTAAGCGGATGGGTTCAGACGGTCATCTACGGACCTGCTATCATTGGAGGGCTTGGACTCTATTTTGGCTCTTTGATCGCGAACCTTTTTGGATGGAATGAAAAGGCCGGTCCATGGATTGGCGTTATAACCGTTATTTTCTTGGCGGTCATTAATAGTTTCGGCACCAAGTACGGGGGAATTGTTCAAAACGCCGCAACGATAGGAAAGCTGCTGCCTATTATTTTAATTATTGTGTTTGGGATCTGGAAAGGAAATGAAGAGGTCCTGAATGCAGGCAGCGGACTAACAGGCGAGATTAGTATGGGAGCAGCCATATTGGCGACATTGTGGGCATATGATGGATGGCTGATGGTTGGTTTTGTTGCAGGTGAAATGAAGAACCCTGCAAAAATTCTTCCTAAAGCCATCGTCGGCGGTATTCTTGTTGTCACAGCGGCTTACCTCCTTGTAAATGTAGCGATGTTTCATGTACTGCCTGCAAGCACGATCGTCGACCTCGGCGAGAACTCTGCAGGTAAAGCAGCTTCCTTATTATTCGGAGATATTGGCGGAAAGCTGATTGCTATTGGAATTGCCGTTTCTATTTTCGGTTGTCTTAATGGAAAAATTCTGACGTTTCCAAGGGTAACGTACGCCATGGCTCAACGCAAGCAGCTTCCGGCATCCCGCTTTCTGGCATCTGTTTCAGAAAAGTTTGGAACACCGATCCCTGCGACAGGGCTGCAAGTCGTGTTTGCCGTTATTCTGATGCTTGTTTCCAACCCGGATTACCTATCAGCCATGGCGATATTTGCAATTTATATTTTTTACATTTTTGCCTTCTATGCCGTCTTTTTATTGAGAAAAAGAAACAAGGAGAAAGAAAGGACGTACAGCGTTCCTCTGTTCCCGTTTGTTCCAGCGTTTGCGATCATAGGGGCTGGTTATATCGTGATTGCGACGATCTATGATAATCCGAGGGACAGCTTAACTGCAATCGCTGTGACTTTGTTGGGCTTGCCGCTGTATTGGTATTTAAATAGAAATAAAGGCAAAACTTCAAGTGATGAATTCTTGAAACAACAAGCCAAATAA
- a CDS encoding spore germination protein codes for MKIRKRLKRRPIAGSEAKAYENIEVSLQIDENLDHLKNILGESMDVKILPFYERPVPFVVCFIEGLVNKQQIDLSILQPIHDWQDTEEDVTPQTLIQQIEVSAVVNKHQLFGHIITPILKGQVAVFVDGLDVAYTIPLEFFPTRGIDEPESQTTVRGPREGFIETLQINTTLLRRRISNPLLRFKPLQIGNVTKTTVLVAYMENKADLQVLNEVMNRLINLDTDKVFEGGMIEELIDENGYTPFPTFQSSERPDVAAAALAEGKIVILIEGTPFVLITPVTFISFFQAAEDYYSHYDLSILVRFVRVMSFIISFSLPAVYIAVTSFHQELIPTNLLVSLAAQREGVPFPAFLEALIMEIIFEILREAGIRMPRPIGSAVSIVGAIVIGESAVAAGLVSPAIVIVVSLTAISSFVSPYYAFSGAARILRFALMILAATIGIYGIIMFYLALFVHLCSLTSMGKPYFTSLAPFTDEQDDTLLRLPFWWKQTKLYKKWKASS; via the coding sequence ATGAAGATCAGGAAACGTTTAAAACGGCGGCCGATTGCAGGTTCAGAAGCTAAAGCTTATGAAAATATAGAAGTTTCTTTACAGATTGATGAAAACCTCGATCACTTGAAAAATATCTTAGGTGAGAGCATGGATGTGAAGATTCTGCCATTCTATGAGAGACCTGTTCCTTTTGTCGTTTGTTTCATTGAAGGGCTCGTAAACAAGCAGCAGATTGATCTATCCATTCTTCAGCCTATACACGATTGGCAGGATACTGAAGAGGATGTAACCCCTCAGACATTGATTCAGCAGATTGAGGTTTCCGCTGTTGTTAACAAACATCAGCTGTTCGGACATATTATTACACCAATCTTAAAAGGGCAAGTGGCTGTCTTTGTGGATGGACTGGACGTGGCTTATACGATCCCGCTGGAATTCTTTCCAACGAGAGGAATCGATGAGCCCGAGTCACAGACGACCGTCAGGGGTCCGCGGGAAGGGTTCATTGAAACCCTTCAAATTAACACGACGCTGCTGAGAAGAAGAATCTCTAACCCCCTGTTGCGCTTCAAGCCCTTGCAGATAGGAAATGTAACAAAAACGACGGTGCTTGTAGCCTATATGGAAAACAAAGCCGATCTACAAGTATTAAATGAAGTGATGAACAGACTGATCAATCTTGACACGGACAAAGTCTTTGAAGGAGGGATGATTGAAGAACTGATCGATGAAAATGGTTATACTCCGTTTCCGACGTTTCAATCATCAGAGCGTCCTGATGTAGCAGCAGCGGCACTTGCTGAAGGGAAAATAGTGATTCTGATAGAGGGAACTCCATTCGTTCTTATAACGCCTGTCACCTTTATTTCTTTCTTTCAGGCAGCTGAAGACTACTACAGCCATTATGATCTTTCCATTCTTGTCCGGTTTGTACGGGTGATGTCTTTTATCATCTCCTTTTCGCTTCCCGCTGTCTATATTGCCGTTACAAGCTTTCATCAGGAACTGATCCCAACGAACCTGCTCGTGAGCCTTGCCGCACAGCGTGAAGGAGTTCCTTTTCCCGCTTTTTTAGAGGCGTTGATCATGGAAATAATCTTTGAAATTTTAAGGGAGGCGGGCATTCGAATGCCAAGGCCGATCGGTTCTGCCGTCTCTATCGTTGGGGCTATCGTTATCGGGGAGTCAGCCGTTGCTGCGGGTTTAGTATCACCTGCCATTGTTATTGTTGTCTCGCTTACTGCAATCTCAAGCTTCGTCTCCCCATACTATGCATTCAGCGGTGCGGCAAGGATACTCCGCTTTGCGTTAATGATTTTAGCGGCAACAATAGGAATTTACGGCATCATCATGTTCTACCTGGCCCTGTTTGTTCATCTATGTTCATTGACCTCCATGGGAAAACCTTATTTCACATCCCTTGCCCCATTTACCGACGAACAGGATGATACTCTTTTACGACTTCCTTTCTGGTGGAAACAGACAAAACTCTATAAAAAATGGAAAGCAAGCTCATGA
- a CDS encoding Ger(x)C family spore germination protein encodes MKRLKILLMITIVVSFSLAGCNGRRELNELLIVSALGIDISKSGKTEVHIQVLNPNGATGNQGGAVSGGSGGSVYTYSVKGSTIYEGIDKAGRILPRYMMFSHINSVVIGEKYARKKGLKPLFDFMERNHEFRETVPMFIAKHSTAKEILTIYTPIFKNPGESLNNRLQLSSLTTGLSEGVLEKDVVRWRFGEHRDPAIPGVEVLESSKKASDISNLNNIRANDKTFLITGLALFDKDRLKSWLTAEESKGWAMISGRTKEISVFTQKCGNKKGHLALVAKEIKTSVKPIVKGDNVFFSIEVNGKGYLQEVTCNVNLGDPAELRVIEKFLAKVLKKEVVSAVKKAQKEKTDVFGFGQLLYEDDPDYWKRKKNDWPENFAAAKIKAEVKIKLETTGARIETINQEK; translated from the coding sequence ATGAAACGATTAAAAATACTGTTGATGATTACAATTGTAGTTTCGTTCTCTTTAGCTGGATGCAATGGCAGGCGCGAATTGAATGAACTTCTTATCGTTTCGGCTCTTGGAATTGACATAAGCAAATCCGGAAAAACAGAGGTTCATATTCAAGTTTTAAATCCTAACGGGGCAACTGGAAACCAGGGAGGGGCGGTATCAGGAGGGTCAGGTGGTTCTGTCTATACTTATTCTGTGAAGGGTTCTACCATATATGAAGGGATTGATAAGGCAGGAAGGATACTCCCCCGGTATATGATGTTCTCTCATATTAACAGTGTGGTCATCGGTGAGAAATATGCGAGAAAAAAAGGGTTAAAGCCCCTTTTTGATTTTATGGAACGAAATCATGAGTTCAGAGAAACTGTTCCTATGTTTATAGCAAAGCATTCAACAGCAAAAGAAATCCTGACGATCTACACGCCAATCTTTAAAAATCCTGGTGAGTCGTTGAACAACCGCTTACAATTATCTTCTTTAACTACGGGACTGTCAGAAGGTGTATTGGAAAAAGATGTGGTACGGTGGAGATTTGGTGAACACAGGGATCCCGCCATTCCCGGTGTTGAGGTATTGGAAAGCTCAAAAAAGGCTTCAGACATCTCCAATCTTAATAATATTCGAGCCAACGATAAAACCTTTCTGATTACAGGACTCGCCTTATTTGATAAAGACAGGCTGAAGAGCTGGTTAACTGCGGAAGAATCTAAGGGATGGGCGATGATTTCAGGCAGAACGAAGGAGATCTCTGTTTTTACTCAAAAATGCGGGAACAAAAAAGGCCATCTTGCATTGGTAGCCAAGGAAATTAAAACCAGTGTGAAACCTATAGTAAAAGGGGATAACGTTTTTTTTTCCATAGAAGTTAATGGTAAGGGTTACCTGCAGGAAGTGACATGCAATGTTAATCTTGGTGACCCTGCAGAATTGCGGGTTATTGAGAAGTTCTTGGCGAAAGTGTTGAAAAAGGAAGTGGTGAGCGCAGTGAAAAAGGCACAAAAAGAAAAAACGGATGTATTCGGGTTTGGTCAGCTTCTATATGAAGATGATCCTGATTATTGGAAAAGGAAGAAAAACGACTGGCCTGAAAATTTTGCAGCAGCCAAAATAAAGGCAGAGGTAAAAATAAAACTGGAAACGACAGGTGCTAGAATTGAAACCATCAACCAAGAAAAGTAA
- a CDS encoding GerAB/ArcD/ProY family transporter — translation MNHTLNQWQLFLLTVSFLVGSSLLMAPNLTSYYSKQDAWLSMIIAIAIGIFINLLWIYLLSLYQYQSIFEIVETVSGKWIGSILSLIIVFYSLHLCSYVVRNVSNFMISSVLPDTNAWTFQIMLILVSLYSCYYGLNNIARVNEFLNPIMAVLFIASLILTLNRFDIRYFKPVLEQPLSTVMQGAYTTTGFPFIEVILLGTVFTYVRKKKKLMRSYLNAIVASGIILLITIIVAIGCDGYYMVSRTTFPTFELMRAINIVKLLERVEVLIAVVWIVGIFVKIVICFLAAMMGLQQVAKHHSYGPFLLPAGLLVWAMSNHEHSNTMEFTDFVAKNWTLWWFTLYFLLIVVLIIGVILKKNKRTDT, via the coding sequence ATGAATCACACCTTGAATCAATGGCAGCTATTTCTATTAACAGTCAGCTTCCTGGTAGGAAGTTCATTATTGATGGCTCCAAATTTAACATCCTATTATTCAAAACAGGATGCATGGCTGTCCATGATTATAGCCATAGCAATTGGCATATTCATTAATCTGCTTTGGATTTACCTTTTGTCACTCTATCAGTATCAATCCATTTTTGAAATAGTAGAAACGGTTAGCGGCAAATGGATTGGGAGCATTCTATCACTCATTATTGTATTTTACTCTCTTCATTTGTGTTCGTATGTCGTGAGAAATGTCAGTAACTTTATGATTTCAAGCGTACTCCCGGATACGAACGCATGGACGTTTCAGATCATGCTGATTCTTGTTTCTTTGTATTCCTGCTATTATGGGTTGAACAATATTGCACGGGTGAACGAATTCTTAAACCCCATCATGGCGGTTCTGTTTATCGCATCGCTTATATTAACGCTGAACCGATTCGATATCAGGTACTTTAAGCCGGTTTTGGAACAGCCTCTTTCTACGGTCATGCAGGGGGCTTATACGACGACGGGTTTTCCATTTATTGAAGTCATATTGTTAGGCACGGTTTTTACGTATGTCAGGAAAAAGAAAAAGCTGATGAGATCCTACTTGAATGCTATTGTCGCGTCTGGAATTATACTCCTCATTACAATTATCGTGGCAATCGGCTGTGACGGCTACTACATGGTAAGCCGGACTACGTTTCCTACATTTGAATTGATGCGTGCCATTAATATTGTTAAACTTTTGGAGCGGGTTGAGGTACTGATAGCCGTTGTTTGGATCGTCGGGATTTTTGTTAAGATTGTTATTTGTTTTCTTGCTGCTATGATGGGACTGCAGCAGGTTGCCAAGCACCATTCTTATGGACCGTTTCTTCTTCCTGCGGGTTTGCTTGTATGGGCAATGAGCAACCATGAACACAGCAATACGATGGAATTTACCGATTTCGTCGCAAAAAACTGGACGCTCTGGTGGTTTACCCTATATTTTCTTTTAATTGTGGTGCTGATCATTGGAGTAATCCTTAAAAAGAACAAGAGAACTGATACATAA
- a CDS encoding YecA family protein: MNKVGRNEPCPCGSGKKYKSCCHRSVTTVQLNKIVEVSRHQEGLAKFAFDHFHEEMGSQTRNYIEKYKIGRDDEQTYANLMVCWLMFHSDVKDGRSPIVYYLKEQKGKEQPEILDIIADWEKCFPSVYKMVSKVNRNTFLLQDVMTDQEYTVEFNSEILPHDGTGLAGSIIYTGEHYEFYIDFAEIPQGELQERLDALTDMKINLKDDFPKALQVLLSKQEKAADEDAVPQPADRVLSLLKENASEEIYNEAERIWNEWTKARNLVIRKEQPYAAALHYLATKDVLNESATQPEVAKRYGTSASSLSAKYRQLKTALN, from the coding sequence ATGAACAAAGTAGGAAGAAACGAACCTTGTCCATGCGGCAGCGGGAAAAAATATAAGAGTTGCTGTCATCGATCGGTCACAACCGTTCAATTAAACAAGATTGTCGAAGTGAGCCGCCATCAGGAAGGCTTAGCTAAGTTTGCCTTTGACCATTTTCATGAAGAAATGGGGAGCCAAACACGCAATTACATAGAAAAATACAAGATTGGAAGAGATGATGAACAAACGTATGCGAATCTGATGGTTTGCTGGCTGATGTTCCATTCTGATGTGAAGGACGGCAGATCACCAATCGTGTATTACCTTAAAGAGCAAAAAGGGAAAGAACAGCCGGAAATCCTGGATATCATAGCAGACTGGGAGAAGTGCTTCCCTTCCGTTTATAAAATGGTCTCAAAAGTAAACCGAAATACCTTTTTATTACAAGATGTGATGACAGATCAGGAATACACGGTTGAATTTAATTCTGAGATTCTTCCACACGACGGAACCGGTCTAGCAGGTTCTATTATCTATACTGGAGAACATTACGAATTTTACATTGATTTTGCTGAGATTCCTCAGGGAGAATTGCAAGAACGCTTAGATGCGCTGACTGACATGAAAATAAACTTAAAAGATGATTTTCCTAAAGCTCTACAGGTTCTTTTGTCGAAACAAGAGAAAGCAGCTGATGAAGACGCTGTCCCGCAGCCGGCTGATAGAGTTCTATCTTTGCTTAAAGAGAACGCATCAGAGGAGATCTACAATGAGGCGGAAAGAATTTGGAATGAATGGACAAAAGCACGAAACTTGGTTATCCGTAAGGAGCAGCCCTATGCAGCCGCTCTTCATTATTTGGCGACCAAGGACGTCCTGAATGAGTCTGCCACACAACCTGAAGTAGCCAAACGGTATGGCACATCCGCATCCAGCCTGTCTGCAAAATACCGCCAGCTAAAAACGGCTTTAAACTAA
- a CDS encoding DUF4349 domain-containing protein, with protein MIKKRNQQFMAVWVMIVLVLASCSSKDENMASKSSEGGGSSTSMKRESAKEDKQPAADQGRKMIYTSEIMISVQNVKKVRSEVEQLTKQMGGYIVESESLSEEEGQNGGYLKIRIPKKDFLVFTKKAGELSSGSPHEIINGRDVTEEYTDLEARLKAKRIVRNRLESFMKNANKTEDLLAISKELSGVQEQIEKIQGRINYLENQSDFSTVTVHFEVKNIGMKNNEELNTWGKSKTLFKETWNGLVHTISYLIIALIGLSPVIILFMAIGGAWLYLRRIKRSKKETKP; from the coding sequence ATGATAAAAAAGAGAAATCAACAGTTCATGGCCGTATGGGTGATGATCGTTTTAGTTCTGGCGTCGTGCAGCAGCAAGGATGAAAACATGGCATCAAAGTCGTCTGAAGGGGGAGGCTCTTCCACCAGCATGAAAAGGGAATCCGCTAAAGAAGACAAGCAGCCTGCTGCCGACCAAGGGAGAAAAATGATTTACACGAGTGAAATAATGATAAGCGTTCAAAACGTTAAGAAGGTCCGGAGTGAAGTGGAACAACTCACAAAACAAATGGGCGGCTATATCGTTGAAAGTGAATCCTTGTCTGAAGAAGAAGGGCAAAATGGGGGTTACCTGAAAATAAGAATTCCAAAGAAAGATTTTCTTGTTTTCACAAAAAAGGCAGGAGAATTAAGTTCTGGGAGTCCTCATGAAATCATAAATGGACGAGATGTTACAGAGGAATATACTGACTTGGAAGCAAGACTGAAGGCAAAGCGCATTGTTCGTAACCGTTTGGAAAGCTTCATGAAGAATGCAAATAAAACAGAGGACCTCCTTGCCATATCCAAAGAACTATCAGGAGTGCAGGAACAGATTGAAAAAATCCAGGGCAGAATAAACTATTTAGAGAATCAAAGCGATTTTTCAACGGTTACGGTCCATTTTGAAGTGAAAAATATTGGGATGAAGAACAATGAAGAGCTGAACACCTGGGGAAAGTCAAAGACTTTATTTAAAGAGACGTGGAATGGACTGGTTCATACTATTTCCTATCTCATTATTGCACTCATTGGATTGTCGCCTGTCATTATCCTTTTCATGGCTATTGGAGGAGCATGGCTTTACTTAAGAAGGATAAAGCGTTCAAAAAAAGAAACCAAACCGTAA
- a CDS encoding IDEAL domain-containing protein has translation MKDNTSYNKDMNDLVKYKLQKKNDPFAFNMVAQMILDESLHAHQMKRYKEQIDEALEKRDEKLFMKLTDEYIKFLG, from the coding sequence ATGAAAGACAATACATCGTATAATAAAGACATGAACGATCTTGTGAAATATAAACTTCAGAAGAAAAATGACCCGTTCGCTTTTAATATGGTTGCTCAGATGATCCTTGATGAGTCGCTGCACGCCCATCAGATGAAACGTTATAAAGAACAAATAGATGAAGCCCTGGAAAAACGTGATGAAAAACTGTTCATGAAACTGACGGATGAATATATTAAATTCCTTGGATAA
- the thiD gene encoding bifunctional hydroxymethylpyrimidine kinase/phosphomethylpyrimidine kinase, which translates to MLKTPKALTVAGSDSGGGAGIQADLKTFQELGAYGMSVITAVTAQNTLGVQGIHPVPVEMILKQLNSIEEDLRPEALKTGMLFSAEIIEAVSRHIRKYEWKNVVVDPVMIAKGGADLLRRDAVEALKKQLIPLASILTPNIPEAEQLTGRSISTKQDREDAAKFLHDLGAGMIVIKGGHLSHDKAPVDLFYDGEQMHELEGRRIDTPQTHGTGCTFAAAIAAELALGKTPIHAVKTAKTFIQEAISHPLHIGSGHGPTNHWAYRRNQA; encoded by the coding sequence ATGTTAAAAACACCAAAAGCATTGACAGTTGCAGGATCAGATTCAGGAGGGGGAGCAGGAATCCAGGCCGATCTAAAAACGTTTCAGGAATTGGGAGCCTATGGAATGTCTGTCATCACAGCTGTGACTGCACAGAATACATTAGGCGTTCAGGGGATCCACCCGGTGCCTGTTGAGATGATCCTAAAGCAGTTAAACAGCATAGAAGAGGATCTTCGTCCTGAAGCTTTAAAGACGGGCATGCTTTTCAGTGCAGAAATTATAGAAGCGGTATCTCGTCATATTCGAAAGTATGAATGGAAAAACGTTGTTGTGGATCCTGTAATGATCGCGAAAGGGGGGGCGGACCTTCTGAGAAGGGATGCAGTAGAAGCCCTGAAAAAACAGCTGATTCCTCTAGCCTCGATCCTGACACCGAATATTCCCGAAGCTGAGCAGCTAACAGGAAGAAGCATTTCCACAAAGCAAGACAGGGAGGATGCTGCAAAATTTTTGCATGATTTAGGAGCAGGAATGATTGTGATCAAAGGAGGCCATCTCTCTCATGATAAAGCACCAGTCGACTTGTTTTATGATGGTGAGCAGATGCATGAGCTGGAAGGAAGAAGGATTGATACACCGCAAACTCATGGAACCGGCTGTACGTTTGCAGCTGCCATTGCTGCTGAACTGGCTCTTGGAAAAACCCCGATTCATGCTGTAAAAACAGCGAAAACTTTTATACAGGAAGCAATCAGCCACCCGCTTCATATTGGCAGCGGGCATGGGCCGACAAACCATTGGGCATACAGGAGGAATCAGGCATGA
- the thiM gene encoding hydroxyethylthiazole kinase codes for MKELSVLLKDIRKKKPLIHHITNQVTMNFLANGILAAGGSPMMALHYEEAEEAVMAADALVLNIGTVEPDSIKAMVLAGKKAKELGIPVILDPVGAGLSLLRKKAVEELVEQVSPDVICGNAAEISFLYGGDWGGKGVDGDQSENDDELALHAASKLGSVIVITGKKDAVSDGKECIAISGGHEILSYVTGTGCFSTSLIGLFMARSLETGLSCCQRAAGALTMLGICAERAKAVSAGPGSFQTALLDELYLLNPEDLNTAGRWS; via the coding sequence ATGAAAGAACTGAGTGTACTTTTAAAAGACATTAGAAAGAAAAAACCTCTGATTCATCACATCACTAACCAAGTAACGATGAATTTTTTAGCGAACGGCATCTTGGCAGCTGGAGGAAGCCCGATGATGGCTCTTCATTATGAAGAGGCTGAAGAAGCCGTCATGGCAGCTGACGCACTGGTTTTAAATATTGGAACCGTTGAACCTGACTCAATTAAAGCAATGGTTTTGGCTGGAAAAAAAGCGAAGGAACTGGGCATTCCTGTCATTTTGGATCCGGTGGGTGCAGGACTTTCCTTATTAAGGAAGAAAGCCGTTGAGGAGCTGGTTGAACAGGTTTCTCCCGATGTCATTTGCGGCAATGCCGCAGAGATCTCCTTTTTGTACGGAGGTGACTGGGGTGGCAAAGGGGTTGATGGTGATCAATCAGAAAACGATGATGAGCTTGCTTTGCATGCGGCCAGTAAGCTCGGTTCGGTCATTGTCATTACAGGGAAAAAGGATGCAGTGAGTGATGGAAAGGAATGCATAGCGATTAGTGGCGGACATGAAATATTGTCTTATGTGACAGGGACCGGCTGTTTCTCAACCTCTCTTATCGGTTTGTTTATGGCCAGATCTCTGGAAACCGGCCTTTCCTGTTGCCAGAGGGCCGCAGGCGCTTTGACGATGCTGGGAATCTGTGCTGAACGCGCTAAAGCCGTTTCAGCAGGACCAGGCTCCTTTCAGACAGCATTATTGGATGAGCTCTATCTATTAAACCCTGAAGACTTGAATACGGCCGGCAGATGGAGCTAA
- the thiE gene encoding thiamine phosphate synthase, translating to MEYNTLKLQLKVYFIMGSLNCRAEPELVLEQALKGGATLFQYREKGEGCLSPDQKNALALSLQKICGKNHVPFIINDDIDLMISLNADGLHIGQEDGDLNQIRSSIPDKILGVSVHNVEEAEDALRAGADYLGVGPIFDTSTKMDTRDVMGFSVLKELRAAGITAPIVGIGGISEENAFEVIEAGADGVSVISAISQHVNPEKAASGLLERVEKGLESKTH from the coding sequence ATGGAATATAATACGCTTAAACTGCAGTTAAAAGTTTATTTTATTATGGGAAGCTTAAACTGCAGAGCTGAACCTGAACTAGTGCTGGAGCAGGCGCTAAAGGGGGGAGCGACGCTTTTTCAATATCGTGAGAAGGGCGAAGGGTGTCTATCACCTGATCAGAAAAATGCCTTAGCTCTTAGCTTGCAGAAAATCTGCGGAAAAAACCATGTTCCTTTTATTATTAATGATGATATCGATCTCATGATCAGCCTGAATGCCGATGGTCTGCATATCGGGCAGGAGGATGGAGATCTCAATCAAATCCGCAGCAGCATCCCCGATAAAATTCTTGGCGTTTCGGTTCACAATGTTGAAGAAGCAGAAGATGCACTACGTGCTGGAGCAGATTATTTAGGAGTGGGCCCGATTTTTGATACAAGTACAAAGATGGATACGCGTGATGTTATGGGGTTTTCTGTTTTAAAAGAGCTTAGAGCAGCAGGGATTACAGCACCGATCGTGGGAATAGGCGGCATTTCTGAAGAAAACGCATTTGAAGTAATCGAAGCCGGAGCGGATGGAGTATCTGTCATTTCAGCCATCAGCCAGCATGTGAATCCAGAGAAGGCGGCAAGCGGCCTGCTTGAACGGGTAGAGAAGGGTTTGGAAAGCAAGACTCATTAA
- a CDS encoding ArsR/SmtB family transcription factor → MKKNASIEETYLVTLPEQAAALLHPIRSEMLSALKEPASATEIAKLLNESPQKINYHLKALEKVGLVFRAGTRNVRNLVEVLYQAVAKTLIFSDSLGLSPETSQKLKDQHALAHVLTLTETMKKDALQLMEKAEDEQIPSAILQASVSLSNEEERNQFINEYFSLLHQLVGKYQSGNNEQGEEYQVSIAVYPKPEGGIEG, encoded by the coding sequence GTGAAAAAGAATGCATCGATTGAAGAGACATATCTTGTAACGCTGCCTGAGCAGGCTGCTGCTTTGCTCCATCCCATTCGTTCCGAGATGCTCAGTGCTCTAAAAGAACCGGCTTCTGCAACAGAAATAGCAAAGCTGCTCAATGAGTCACCGCAGAAGATCAATTACCATCTCAAGGCTTTAGAAAAAGTAGGGCTTGTTTTCAGAGCAGGAACGAGGAATGTGAGGAATTTGGTAGAAGTACTTTATCAAGCAGTGGCCAAAACGTTAATTTTTTCTGACTCTCTTGGCTTGTCACCGGAAACTTCACAGAAATTAAAAGATCAGCATGCGCTGGCCCACGTTCTCACCTTAACTGAAACCATGAAGAAAGATGCGCTGCAGCTCATGGAAAAAGCAGAGGATGAACAAATTCCAAGTGCCATTCTGCAAGCTTCAGTTTCCTTATCCAATGAGGAGGAACGCAACCAGTTCATTAATGAGTACTTCTCACTGCTTCACCAGCTTGTTGGCAAATATCAGTCTGGAAATAATGAGCAAGGTGAAGAATATCAGGTGTCTATTGCTGTCTATCCAAAACCGGAGGGAGGAATCGAGGGATGA